CACAAGATATGTTTTTGGATCAATGCagaaaagaacaaaacttaGAAGAACTAATGCAAACAAAAGAGTGAAGAAGACTTAGTCCAAGAAATATTTTGaagaacaaaatatatattctccaTGTGTATCTGAACAGGCAGTGCTGTTATGCATACCAACTAACCTACCTCCAGCTTGATAAGGTTGATTGTTGAGCCTTTTTTTCTTCCCTTTATTTTCTATAGAATTTTGCCTTGTTCTGTAGTTGATTGTCGTTGTGCCACTCAAGAAAATGGCTCGGATTTGTTGTGGATAGGATCGGATCCTCGTCTTACCCGTCTCTTGCTTGATTGGAAGGACTTCTTTGTCATATTCGTTTGTTCTTGTGTCTTCCCAGGCTTAACTTCATTCTTGTTAACCTCCTCAAGTAAGCGCTGGTTTCCAATGAGCATTACTTGACCTTCACAGTTGTGCCTATTGATGCCCCTTAGCTTAGCAATTTCACCTGGATGAACTCCAGCTCTGTCTCCTTGTGATTGTCTGTGGAAAAACTCTTTGTTTCTCAAGGCTGAGACATTATATCTGTGGTTTGATAGTAATCCTATGCAGAGAAGAAGTAAAAGCATCATCCTTGTAAACAGCATTTCTGCTCTTAGGCAGACAAGAAGATTCAGGGTATCTTTCTTGTCTTCAAAGAAACAAGAGAAGGTTAGGGATGATAAGAATGAGATTTGTATCCAATCTTATTTCTGAATTTCATGTGTGTTCCCTCCCTGCAGATATAGTCCTTTTATATATCAGTTCTTGGGATTTGGAAGCGAGCTTTAAAGTGTAAAAGCACACGGTGGGTCCCTGGGACCCTGAGGAATTTAGATTCACTTAAAAAACCATTGCTTTGGAAATCTAAGTAAGATTAAGGCTGTTATTGGAAGAATCTGACAATGATTGTACAAAAGAGTTCAGTACACGAAAACCGCTGGGAAGTTAAGTATCTTTCTTCATGTGTTTCTCTACATCACTCTTCATTTGTCCTTTGCTTTTCTCTAATTAATTATATGCTTTGTCCATACCAATCTAGATTGTATAATTGGCCAATCTGGTTTCATGTCCTGTTAAACTGATAAGCTTATGCTTTCATGAACACCTTGCTCATGTTTTGTGAGATTCTCTGTATTCATCATCTACAAACTGCTTAGACTAATTAAATTAATCAAATGATttggttataacttataagccACTTTACTATGGTGCTAATAGTTCGATTTTGTTATAACGGATGCAACAAGATAAACATCAGCGAGAAATTGTTGTGTTTCTTTCTAAACATATGGATGAATAGTttagaacaaaaacaaaatgaaaattttagttattggtttaatggctgtttttttttcttatctggTTTCAGATATGGTATATTCACCCCCATCGAGTGCTTTTTACTTTATTTGACGATTTGTACTTCCGAAACATAACAATgcctttatctttttttgggaCAGTGTGTTCAATACTAATCATTCAAGTTTACGCCCTTTTATGCTGTGGATTCTGGTTATGTCAAAATTCCTTTGTTGTTAAGGAAagtgtttttgtttgttaaacGCAGGAGCACAGCGGACGAGAGCCGTGGGCCATGCAAATCGCTGCTACAGCTACAGGAACAAGCTACTCTTATAAAGCATTAAACTTTGGAAAACAAAGGTACAACAACAGAGACTCTTcgaaaagaaacaaatacattttttctctctttaagaACGATTCTTTATATTATTCTAAGATCTTCCTACCTTCACTTTAGGATTCATAGCTCACCTTTTTTTAAGCGAGACATCGGCTGCACTGCATGTTTACTTGTGCTATCtcatcttttttcttctcaCAACATTGATATTCCAAAAATATCTTAACTTAAAGCCGGTTTTGCCTGCGATATCATGTAGTAGTTTAGTATAGAATCTACTGAAGATTAATTAAAGAAATCTAAATAGCATAGACCCAAGAAGTTACTGACGAACTGTAGAAAATATACTCTTCTAAGTATCTACTGTAGAAATGAGAGATTCGATATTTCTTTGTGAAGTTTAAGATTCACCATAGCTAGTTATTATTTTGGGTGTGTTTGTTTATGCTAATTATAAGTTCCCTAATGCTTTTCCCCACCTTGTTTGATTCATCCACAGATCTTAATCCTCAATGCAATGATTCAAAAAAACCCACTTTGGTTTGATATAGTTCccgtaataattattaaaacattTCTAATTTATTCATAAAGGATGATCTTTTTCTTTATCTGACCTCCCTTTTATTTACTACTGtcatttaaatttcttttaattcTGTTTTAGcacaaaaaagaaatattttatcaCATGTTACTTGGAACATTCTGAAGCATCAGGTTCTGTCTCAAAGtaacatataatttaaaattgaggATTGGATATTGCTTGCAGCCTCTAAAACAAAGCAGGAGGAGACTAGTCGTTGGTCCAAAAACACGAAATACCCATTTCCTGATTTTGAGCTCtcactttgtttttcttttctccgTTATCGAGGTTAGTCCTAAAGTTCCAACTTTTCCTTTACTTAAAAATAgacaaaatacattttaaaaataatataacgaAATCTTGAATATTGAGACTGTGTTTGCCTTTgtatattttctgatttttgaaGTTAAagtagtaatattttttttccgaCTGGAGTCTTTGATGTGACTAATGAGATCTCTGATGTGGTCGGAGGGAAGCGGCCACCATGACATGAGAAAGGATCCAAAAGAAgttaaaagcaaaacaaagcGAACTTGGGTTATAATTGAAttatgttataaatcattatgtgGATGGCCCATAACCAATGATCATGTCTAGGCCCAGCCATGGCCGTGACcaaaaggagagagagtcggcgtccgggggagagagagagtcggctcTTGGCCGACTTTAGTCTTAGGCTGTTTTCCATTTatctgttttagatcttttcttatttcatgttgtattaggttttggataatttcttttttcctataCTTTGTAATCTTTATATAAGGAACTTCTATTGTTCATTAATAAAACACAGACAATTCCTCATTctttttacaacacgttatcagcacgatcatcTCTAGATCACTGAGACAAATCGAaacctctaaaccctaaaagccAAAACCGGCGACCACAACCAAAAACCCTAATCACGTTCTTAGTTCATCCAAGAACTCAGTTGATCCTTCTTGAATCCTAGACGTTCTCAGATCACGTTCCAGCTCAGAAGAACCGTCCAGCTCGCGATCAAACCCGAAGACGCGATCGCACCCGAGACGACCCGATCTCCGCGCAGCTCGCAGCCGAGACGCCTCCAGCCCGCGATCATCCCGTTTCGCGACCCGATTACATCCGAtcggttctctctctctctctaaaggtgGTCCGGTTCTAAACCCCTACAAACAAAGGTATAACTTAATCTGAGAACCTAGATTGATCAGAAACCCTAATCCATAATTATGGAAACTTTGATCttgatcaaaaccctaaaacctacaAGATTAAAATCGGCAATCTcctaaactagaaatatagaaaTCGATTCCTTAGAACTTAAATTGATTGTTCCtgatttgattttgagaaaCCCTAATTTAGGAATcggaaccctaaaccctaaaggacTGAATTCAATTTTTAATTGATTGAATTGTTTGTTGATTTGAGGTTTTAGGATTGTTAGATTGATTGAAGTAATCTGATGTAGAACTTGaaatcctaaaggccttgaaaccttgaaacttttaattaaaaaccgGCAGCCTTAgtttttaaaagtagaaaccctaaattcatAAGGTTGTTTGCATACATATGAATCTGAAATTGAATTGCATTCGTATTGTTTAAAATCGACCAGCATATAGAAACAtacgaatttgaatctgattgcaTTGAAAATTATATGGTCGTGTGGCCTTTATCTCCCTGGTACATGTAGAATCATATATTAGTATTGTTCGCACCATGGTCAAAATAGATTTACATGTCCGATCCTATTGCTTGTCTACctagccgtgtggcttgtttgttcgtaccatggtcgattagattgATTGTTTTCTCATAGATGCGTAAGACAAGTTTGTGGCTGAGCTTGTTATACCatgcggccacatgatcacattatGAACCTAAATTGAAATGATGATGTGATTCAAATGTCAAAAATCTCAAATTGAGACTacgcagcccttaatctctccggagataactacttgtagtgggcgctagatacaaagatcagcttaaggtcaaaaggacttggtgatacaatcatcaaggacaacaatgagaccgataagaatcggtacagggctataagtattatacgccatcacctcattgaaggtctaaaagatcagtacattacgatggaaaatccactagagctttgggatgctttacagcatagatatgatcaccagaaaacggtgttactCCCAAAAGCTAGAAATGActggaagaatctaagattcatgGATTATAAGTCAGTGGATGAGTACAATTCGGTCTTGTTTAAGACGGTTtcgatgctgagactttgtggtgaagtagtaaccgaaGAAGAGTTACTTGAGAAAACATTCTCTACGTTTCATTCCTCAAACATAATCCTGCAGCAGCAGTACCGAATGAAAGGCTTCgccacatacactgatctgatctcgtgcctgttactggccgaggcaaacaacgAGCTCCTGATGAAAAACAGTGAAGCAAGACCTGTCGGAACAGCCCCATTACCAGAGCCCAATgaagttgaaaagaaaaatcccAACGAGTGCAATTACATCCAGAACGATAAGAGATCACACGGCAAAGGCCGTGGTGGATACAGGAACCGTGACAATTACTCGAACGGCCGAGATAGGTACTTGGccggccggaaaggaaaccacaataaccgtggtcgtggttccaatcccGGCCGTGGCCGAGGCGGATATGGACGAGGTCGAGGCGGTatatccaaaccgtcttactcgaccaaatccgtttgTCACAGATGTGGGATGAGCAACCATTGGGCAGAATTGTAGAACTCCTAAGCACTTATGTGAGCTCTACCAAGAAAGTCTTAAggacaagaacccggaggctcaTATGGTCCATGATTCCGGATATGAGGCTGATAAAGAATCCAATGTTGCAAATGACGACCTGATGGActttgagacttctgattgtctcaaagattaaaaTTTTCGATACGACTTGTTTTTATTGCTCTATGATTGTGTTATGATTGTTTTggtgttttattttttggtgtTCTGCAACTTTAATAAATGAAAGTTTTGAAGTCTTTGAGAAATGAaatcttatttatagaaatgaatgaCGAGATGAGCATActcgtggtggatagtggcacaagtcatacAATACTTAGAGATAaaagatatttcttaaatctcacaatgcaaagtgcaaacGTACACACCATTGCAGGTGTAGCcggcctgattgaaggtcacggccaggctTACGTATTGATGCCTAAGGGTACTCATCTAGAGATCAAAAatgccttgtattccccaagctctgaaaggagcctattgagtttcaaagacataagattgaacggtttccatcttgaaacatgggaagaaggaaataaagaattccttaacataattTCGATCACCAAAGGCTATAAAAGGATCCTAGAAACCTTACCTGCAATGTCTACTGGCCTATACTATTCAAaggtcagtatgatcgaggctaaTGCCTGCGACAatttcactttatggcataaccggcttggccatcccggtacCAATATGATGCGAAAGTTGATGATAAACTCACAAGGGCACACGTTCAAAGGAGTTGTCCCAtacaatctcacatgtgcagcatgtgcacaagggaaactcataaccaggccatcaccagccaaagttaataaagagatcataaactttctggaaaggattcaggGAGACATAtgcggaccaatacacccacctagtGGGACGTTTCGGTATTTCATGGTcctgattgatgcatcgaccagatggtcgcatgtctgtCTACTGTCCACACGAAATTTGGCATTTGCACGCctgcttgctcagataataagactgagagcacactttccagactttcctttaaagactgtacgtctagacaatgctggtgagtttacgtCTCAGacgtttaatgattattgtatgtccatgggggtaagcgtagaacactccgtggcacatgtacatacgcagaacggcttggccgaatcattcattaaacgtatccagctgatagccagACCATTTCTCATGCGGTCTCAGCTCCCGGTATCAGCGTGGGGACATGCCGCATTACATGCAgcagaactgattcgcatcaggccatctagtgagcatagatattcgccATCCCAGTTActcacgggtcatgagccagacgtgtcccacatcaaaatatttggatgtgccgtctacgttccaattgctccaccacagagaacgaaaatgggaccacaaagaaggatgggaatatacgtaggatatgactccccaagcattataaagtatctagagccaacaaccggtgatttgtttaaggccagatacgcagaatcacagtttgatgagtccacatatccgaccttagggggagataacggcCGGTTGAGCAAAG
This Brassica napus cultivar Da-Ae chromosome C6, Da-Ae, whole genome shotgun sequence DNA region includes the following protein-coding sequences:
- the LOC125588527 gene encoding probable U6 snRNA-associated Sm-like protein LSm4, which codes for MKNSEARPVGTAPLPEPNEVEKKNPNECNYIQNDKRSHGKGRGGYRNRDNYSNGRDRYLAGRKGNHNNRGRGSNPGRGRGGYGRGRGGISKPSYSTKSVCHRCGMSNHWAEL